The segment TATTACAGTTTGTGGTTTTAGCATAGTTTGTCTGGTACAATTGATCTAATTCTTACTCAGACATATCTAAGAGTCCTGGATTTTCCCTTTTCGATGTTAATCCTTAGGTTTCTTTATCCAAGCGATTACGTCTTCCTTGGAGCGAGCCTTCTTCTGAGGTGTCCAATCTCTCTAATGAGTCATGGCGAATTTACAAAGATGAATACATGACATCATTTTCAATTATGAGGTgatttagtcatttattgtttTTTCACTTATTGATCCTACTTACATGGGCTGTCACGATATTGATTCATCATTATCTTCCTATTCTTCAAGGTTCAATCTCATGCAGCTTTTCATACAAAGCGTACATACCATTGGCATCAGGAAAATGATTGTGGATCTTGAGGTGATTTGTCTGATTCATCTTTTTTTAGATTTCCCGTTGTCACGATGATGCTATTTCTTATATTCTTCTTTACGCGCTTCATTATTCTTCTCTCTTCCATGTCTCTGTAGCCTCCTAGGTTTGACAATGGATCTATACTGAGCCAGGATCCAGCAATATCATATATTTGGTCAGAAAAGAGCTTAAATAATGATCAGCGTCAAGCTATACTAAAGGTCATTGCATGATTATGTTTGTTTGTTCTCTTGTTTAACGTGCTATTCTTAACGTATTTCTGAACGAAGAGTTGctttctctttttaatttttcagaTACTCACTGCAAAGGACTATGCGTTGATCTTAGGAATGCCTGGAACAGGAAAAACCTCCACAATGGTTCATGCTGTGAAAGCTTTGTTGATCAGAGGCTCATCTATTCTGCTGGCATCGTACACAAACTCTGCAGTTGATAATCTACTTATCAAATTGAAAGCACAGGTCCTTTATCCTCTAgccaactttttttttctttctggatTATGACTCTTTCATCCATCTCTAAAGTATTTATAATTATGTTTCACTCTGTATCTTGTCGTTGAATAAACTGCATGAGCTTTTGTTCTTAAGAAAGAgtaaaaaacatttttcttcttcaaatgttTACTTCGAGACATATAGGAATAGTTTAGTTATGACATACTATTTTGAATGCATTTGCAGGGAATTGAGTTTTTACGTATTGGAAGAGACGAGGCTGTACACGAAGAAGTTCGAGAAAGTTGCTTTTCGGGTATGAAAATAATCTTCGAACTATTATAGCTTCGGAGTCTTATAGATATAGTCTGGACTTATCTTTGTGGCAGCTATGGATATGTGCAGTGTCGACGAGATCAAAACAAAGTTGGACCAGGTCAAAGTTGTGGCCTCTACATGTCTGGGAATCAATAGTCCCTACCTTGTGAATAGGCGTTTTGACGTTTGCATTATTGATGAAGCCGGCCAAATTGCCCTCCCTGTATGATATCTCATCTCACTTATGTGTAAGAATTGAAAGAAAGAGTGGACACAATTGAGTTAACTGTTATTGTTTCTTGTACTGATCAGGTATCAATAGGACCTTTGCTGTTTGCCTCTACATTTGTACTTGTTGGTGACCACTATCAACTACCGCCACTAGTGCAGGTAAGCAAGCATTTACCACCTCTTTTGAAATATCTCCCCCTTTTTCCAGTAACTTCAGCATCCGTGTTGTGTTTTATGAAATCAGAGTACAGAGGCTAGAGAGAATGGGATGGGGATAAGCTTGTTTCGTAGGTTATCAGAAGCTCATCCCCAGGCAATTTCAATGTTACAGAACCAGGTTAGCCTTGGGATGGGCGTTGTTATCGGGTATATACCATTTTTGCTTTACCAAGACAATTTTTGATGTGCAGTACCGAATGTGTCGAGGTATTATGGACCTATCAAATGCCTTGATATATGGAGATAGATTGTGCTGTGGTTCCGCTGAAGTAGCTAACGCCACACTTTTTCTTTCTACTTCCAGTTCTAATTCGCCATGGCTTAGAAAGGTCAGTGTGTTGTTCTTATACGTTTTATAAATTAGAGCATCTTCAAGCATCTTAATTGTTTTTGTCATTAGGTTCTGGAGCCAACCAGAACAGTTGTATTTATTAACACAGGTTGGTGGCTACTTGCTAGTTACTTTTTCTTCACATGAGCTCTTGGATTTTACATGAGAGATTAAATGATATGGTTTTCCAGATATGCTGCGTGCTTTTGAAGCCAGGGATCAGAATGCGATCAACAATCCAGTTGAAGCTTCAATAATAGCTGAGGTACTGTAAAAATATGAAAGATTCATTGAAAGCAAAAGAAAACATTGGGCTAACTTTAGTAATGCTTTTCTTAGATTGTGAAGGAGCTAGTTAACAATGGAGTGGATAGTAAAGATATTGGAATCATTACTCCTTATAACTCACAAGCGAGCCTCATTCAACACGCCATTCCAACGGCGTCTGTGGAGATACATACTATTGACAAGTATCAGGTTTGGCTCTAGAACTCTCACCATTCTTTTCTCGAGCATTTTGATTCGGTAAGCCTTTTGATGAGATCACATGGTTTTAGGGAAGAGATAAAGACTGCATAATAGTTTCATTTGTGAGATCGCGAGAGAAACCAAGGAACTCTGGTTCTTCACTGCTCGGAGATTGGCATAGGATCAACGTTGCTTTGACACGAGCAAAGGTGAGAGAGAAGGAGAGCATATGGTGGTGTTGAGTAATGTTTTTTTCCAATTATTGACACAatgttttgtttggtttggtttgcaCAGAAAAAGTTGATAATGGTGGGATCACAAAGAACACTATCAAAAGTTCCACTCCTGATGCTTCTACTGAAGAAGGTTAAGGAGCAGTCAGGTATCTTGACTCTTTCTCCGGGGGACCTAAAACCATAACAAGTCATCAAGAATCGCTtctagtatatttttttttggttttttgccCAAAAGGACTGAGAATGTATATGATCAATTGATGTACTTTCCGAGTCTAGTTTTGTTGACAAGAGTGCATCTAACAGTTGCATGGTTCCATTATCAACGTAAATACAGAGACTATTCTTCAAACTGTCTACTTAGGCAGAGTGTATAACACAAGCTAGTGTTAAGCAATATATAAGAAGCAAAATCATTAAAAGTTTGGACCTAAGAAGACTAAACCACTGAACTATCCATTCTCTATCGATCAATCAAGTTTAGCAATAGATGTAATTCACAGATTTGCATATAATCCACATACTGTCATAttcaatatttattgttttcaaCCATCTCTGTTATTCATGAAATAGAAAAaggttttctctgttttttttttgtcttaaacCAAATGCATTGAGCCACTAAGCTCGATGAATATAGCCACACAACAACAAACACAAAGTAGCCAGGTCATGTACGACCTCCTtattccatctctctctctctctctcttcctcgaAAAGTAACAGCTTCAGCTTAGCCCTGAAGACCAATAATACCTGCAAAATAGCAGAGACCAAACGTCAGTCGGTTGATCCTTTCCGAGTCTAATAGTACACTGAGACTGAATTCCAACAAGCCTATAGTTTTATAGTCAGAGAATCAAGGAGTTCAACTTGTGATTGATTTTATACTGACGAGTTTCCACAGAAAGAAAACTGAGAAAAATTGTGGTCTTTCTACTTACCACAAGCAACACGGCCTCCTGCATTTCCAGTAGACAAGCTGAGTTCATGGCCTCCTGAAAATTTAACACACCAATGAGAGTTTAGAGAGAGTGTTCTTAGGACTGATGTTGAAGATGTCCTCATATGGACAATGTAACTTAGGGAAATAAAATAGCCAAAGGTCATCACCCTTTCCAAGGTCATCACGTTCTGCATGGACAACAACAGCCCTTCCTACAATAGAGTTTGGTCCAGTAAGAGGAATCTGCAGAAGGAACAACAATGCATTGGTTCACTAAAACAGTTttgtaaaaggaaaaaaaaaaagagagcagtAAAATAGGTACCTGGCTGTCAGTGATTGTGAAGGTGGCAGTTCCTGAGACagcaaaaagaaagaagaagtgtGTAAACCCGTGAACACTAAAGATGGTCTAAAGATGAGAAACGTTCTACAAAACAGCTCTACGGAAGCTTGAGATCAGAGGGATACAAAtgctgagaagaagaaaaaataccATCATCCCCAACAATGATGTTTCCTAGATCTCCAGCATGACGATTAGCATCCTCGGGTGCACCGTGGGTTTTACCATCAGGGTTGAAATGTGGACCTATAATGGAAGATTTGACCGAACAAAAGAATttcaattaaattattaaaaaccaTGTAGACAAACACCAAGTTTCTCAGCCATCCTTTCAAAGAGGTAGAAGAGTCGTACCGGTAGACATGCAACCGTTGGTGGTGTCACCAAGAGCATGGACATGGAAACCATGGGGACCAGGTTTAAGACCAGAAACAGTTCCAGTCACAGTTGTGGCACCTACAAAAACCAACATAAGAATTCAATCATTTcataaagaatgaaaagaaaaaaagatggcTTAAAATATCTTAAAGCGTTCCACAAAAAAGTACAAGTACCATCTCCTTCCTGGGTGAAGAAGATAGTCCCCTTAACACCCTCACTGCTGTTCAAAACTGCAACTCCCTTGGCCATAGTTTTGTATATCCTTTGTGATCTGTAAAATCAACCGAACAAATCATTCATCtcagcatatatatatatatacatgtacagTCCAGATACAACAAATGGTTGTACAAATACATTAAGATGCTCAAAACAGATCTCATCTATTTAAACACTAATCTTATCTTAATATAAGCTTGATGCACAcacacaaaaaggaaaaaaacagaTCTTTATGTAAACCCATAAAAGATATATCGATTAGAACGATTCAGGCAAACATGTGAATAATAGATCTAAAGAATCCATGTGGTTAATCGATCTATGATACAATCAATGATCCATAGTGAGAAATGAAAGCCAGAGGAGAAAAAGGGAATCTAAACATACCTCAGGGTACCCCTTTTGAAATGAGTAAGATGGTAGCTATCAAATGTCTGAAGTGAATTTAATCTGAATGAGCTTAGCTTTGTCTTTGTGGTTGCTGCTTTGTCTTTGTGTACTTGTATATAGCCACGAGGTCGACATGTGGGTAGGTGTTCgctattttcttaatttatttattcaattaattaattatctgtttaattaataataaccaCGCAGGTGTGGTCTGGTCAGGATAATCCAAGATAGATAGATAGGTCTTTAACTTTCCCTATCACATCTTCTTTTGGGCCGCTAATGGGCTCTCTGAATATTGAAATAGTGGGCTATCTGAACTCTGAACAAGTGGGCTTCCCCAGTTAGAAAATTGGTAGATTCTGAACATACTACTACTTCCGGGAGGTTAACCGCTGATGAATGTAAAGAGCTTTTGATACATTGCCGTAAAGAACAAAGGTATGGTTTACAAAAATGTATATCTTCTTTAGCGTAACGTTTTTGATTTGGGAATAGTAT is part of the Brassica rapa cultivar Chiifu-401-42 chromosome A09, CAAS_Brap_v3.01, whole genome shotgun sequence genome and harbors:
- the LOC103843378 gene encoding superoxide dismutase [Cu-Zn], with translation MAKGVAVLNSSEGVKGTIFFTQEGDGATTVTGTVSGLKPGPHGFHVHALGDTTNGCMSTGPHFNPDGKTHGAPEDANRHAGDLGNIIVGDDGTATFTITDSQIPLTGPNSIVGRAVVVHAERDDLGKGGHELSLSTGNAGGRVACGIIGLQG